Proteins found in one Penaeus vannamei isolate JL-2024 chromosome 43, ASM4276789v1, whole genome shotgun sequence genomic segment:
- the LOC113817078 gene encoding bestrophin-2, translating into MTVTYSKNIPDTNFCAFTKLLFRWRGSVFKLVLPELVVYMFVYFMFSALYRFALPEDCRRIFEKIVLICESFSTAVPLSFVLGIYVTIVVTRWWDQYMLIPWPDDVCILVATYINKQDERSKTLKKAFVRYINLAFILTFSVISPKISRLYPTLDHLVNAGYMTLGEKEILEVLDEESNHNKMWLPLAWACLLIAQARREGRLLDDHGQKVIALEISNLRYHCSRLQEYHNMSVPLVYTQVATMATYSFFISSIMGQQFLDPRQGYPGHSVDGYIPMFSILQYLFYMGWLRVAESLLNPFGEDDDDFDIIEFLDRHLEVSFLIVDEMMTLQPDSVQDSAQGKAPVDRRSPLPDIEIHYTSENPQVVINNEVKMVTASISETSVPLSLLPPEEIGLRPQYRQRLNSARRSPSPVGPNVW; encoded by the exons ATGACCGTCACCTACAGCAAAAACATCCCCGACACCAATTTCTGCGCCTTCACCAAACTCCTCTTCAG ATGGCGGGGCAGCGTTTTTAAACTGGTGTTGCCAGAACTTGtcgtatacatgtttgtgtacttTATGTTCTCGGCGCTCTACAGATTCGCGCTCCCAGAAGACTGCAGGAG AATATTCGAAAAGATCGTCTTGATTTGCGAGTCCTTCAGCACCGCCGTCCCCCTATCCTTCGTCCTGGGTATCTACGTGACCATCGTCGTGACCCGGTGGTGGGACCAGTACATGCTTATTCCGTGGCCAGACGACGTGTGCATCCTGGTCGCTACTTACATCAACAAACAG GATGAGCGAAGCAAAACGCTCAAAAAGGCCTTCGTTCGATACATCAACCTGGCCTTCATCTTAACCTTCTCCGTCATCTCTCCGAAGATCTCTCGCCTCTACCCAACGCTGGATCACCTCGTTAACGcag GCTACATGACCTTGGGCGAGAAGGAGATCCTCGAGGTCCTGGACGAGGAGTCGAACCACAACAAGATGTGGCTTCCGTTGGCCTGGGCTTGCTTGCTAATTGCCCAAGCACGGCGCGAGGGACGACTCCTCGACGACCACGGGCAGAAGGTAATTGCCCTCGAGATCTCCAACCTGCGGTATCACTGTAGCAGGCTTCAGGAATACCACAACATGAGTGTGCCGTTGGTCTACACGCAG gtggccACCATGGCGACGTACTCCTTCTTCATCTCGTCCATCATGGGGCAGCAGTTCCTCGACCCCAGACAGGGCTACCCAGGCCACTCCGTCGACGGCTACATCCCCATGTTCAGCATCTTGCAGTATCTCTTCTACATGGGTTGGTTGAGGGTGGCGGAGTCGCTGCTCAACCCCTTTGGCGAGGACGACGATGACTTTGATATCATTGAGTTTCTTGATCGACATCTTGAg GTGTCGTTTCTCATCGTGGACGAAATGATGACTCTACAACCAGACTCGGTGCAGGATTCCGCCCAAGGAAAGGCTCCCGTGGACCGGCGTTCCCCTCTCCCAGACATCGAGATCCACTACACGAGCGAAAACCCGCAGGTCGTCATCAACAACGAAGTGAAAATGGTGACAGCATCAATCAGTGAG ACCAGCGTTCCGCTCAGCCTCCTCCCCCCCGAGGAGATTGGCCTACGTCCCCAGTACCGCCAACGCCTGAACAGCGCCCGCCGTTCACCGTCACCTGTAGGGCCGAACGTGTGGTAG